The proteins below are encoded in one region of Aquisphaera giovannonii:
- the larC gene encoding nickel pincer cofactor biosynthesis protein LarC: MRVGYFDCFSGISGDMTLGALVDAGVDHRAIEGAVASLGLPGSLSFETVRKGGFRATHAKVETPREHAHRHWHHIEAIIDKGRLTDSQKDLARKIFLKLGEAEARVHGTELAKIHFHEVGALDSIMDIVGSAVGLDLLGVDRFEASPVPPGRGWIRAAHGRMALPAPATAEILKGVPLAESPAECELTTPTGAAILATIVERFGPLPAITIESIGLGAGTRDLPEQANVLRLFVGTVNLPPSGDRIWVLETNLDDLPGEVVGYTTIKLMEAGALDAFVTPIQMKKNRPAVMISVLCDEPKIPAMEEILFRETATLGIRRYPVSRHKLKRQATEVETPFGPIRGKLGWIENRPPTFSPEYDDCARAASAHDVALREVFDAANAAYRARAQGEAAEAQPQPSSGVHAAQPAHPYDPNPDEGGHGNHGSGDHDDTHEHPH; this comes from the coding sequence GTGCGCGTCGGCTATTTTGACTGCTTCAGCGGCATCTCGGGAGACATGACCCTGGGGGCCCTGGTCGATGCCGGCGTGGACCATCGGGCCATCGAGGGGGCCGTGGCGAGCCTCGGGCTGCCCGGCAGCCTCTCGTTCGAGACCGTCCGCAAGGGGGGCTTCCGCGCCACCCACGCGAAGGTGGAGACGCCCCGCGAGCACGCGCACCGCCACTGGCACCACATCGAGGCCATCATCGACAAGGGCCGGCTGACGGACTCGCAGAAGGACCTCGCCAGGAAGATCTTCCTCAAGCTCGGCGAGGCCGAGGCGAGGGTGCACGGGACCGAGCTGGCGAAGATCCATTTCCACGAGGTCGGCGCGCTCGACTCGATCATGGACATCGTCGGCTCGGCCGTCGGCCTGGACCTACTCGGCGTCGACCGATTCGAGGCCAGCCCCGTGCCGCCCGGGAGGGGCTGGATCCGGGCGGCCCATGGGCGGATGGCCCTGCCCGCGCCGGCGACGGCGGAGATCCTCAAGGGGGTGCCCCTGGCCGAATCCCCGGCCGAGTGCGAGCTGACCACGCCCACCGGCGCGGCCATCCTCGCCACGATCGTCGAGCGGTTCGGCCCCCTGCCCGCCATCACGATCGAGTCGATCGGCCTGGGCGCCGGGACGCGCGACCTGCCCGAGCAGGCCAATGTCCTGCGGCTCTTCGTCGGCACCGTGAACCTTCCCCCCTCGGGCGACCGCATCTGGGTCCTCGAGACGAACCTCGACGACCTGCCGGGCGAGGTGGTCGGCTACACGACGATCAAGCTGATGGAAGCCGGGGCGCTGGACGCCTTCGTCACGCCCATCCAGATGAAGAAGAACCGGCCGGCCGTGATGATCAGCGTCCTGTGCGACGAGCCGAAGATCCCGGCCATGGAGGAGATCCTCTTCCGGGAGACCGCCACGCTGGGCATCCGCCGCTACCCCGTCAGCCGCCACAAGCTGAAGCGGCAGGCGACGGAGGTGGAGACCCCGTTCGGCCCGATCCGCGGCAAGCTCGGCTGGATCGAGAACCGTCCGCCCACCTTCAGCCCCGAATACGACGACTGTGCCCGCGCGGCGTCCGCCCACGACGTCGCCCTGCGCGAGGTCTTCGACGCCGCGAACGCGGCCTATCGAGCGCGGGCGCAGGGTGAGGCCGCGGAGGCGCAGCCGCAGCCATCCTCCGGGGTGCATGCGGCCCAGCCCGCCCATCCTTACGATCCTAATCCGGACGAGGGGGGCCACGGAAACCATGGCTCGGGCGACCACGACGATACCCACGAACATCCGCACTGA
- a CDS encoding outer membrane protein assembly factor BamB family protein, producing the protein MATLEVHDDQGRVQFVELSRDHPALFGTSAACDVVLSGEGVRPVHGRILWKKHRFRIEASPDAQYVEVNGTKMSSSSLHQGDEVGVGPCRIYMFRIDEDLGRRPGRRASRRGAEEATRVLDRPAAQPSARDEVRGGRGREDGDEKTRVLTRPAKLESPAWLDELELEGPPRAGLAEVGPGAKADASEGRLGAWFRALRDRRAEAPGRERLVSSPLVIGLVVALLALVGMGIGLRAIIVKSQTESSYNHAFEEMEDGDFRSAMRDFDAFLAAYPEDRRAGQARVLRALANVRQYITVSGATWSTALEAAGEMLSGVGDEPAFRDSRAELADLVIRIGEGLADRARRSADENSLREAETAVTLHAQIAGESAAAFLKKSRLPDLLDEARAAVRKSQARAESLAAMDRALQAGSAPGVYAARDALVSKYADLSRDAELVRHMSGANELVKKAVRLDASRRPAATDDRREGLGPATTLVLRSSAAPAGPVAADTLAYGLADGIAYALDSSSGAPVWQRPVGLSAPFPPTAVAGDSSVLVADARHDELLKLEAATGKLIWRLPLGEPIESPPLVLGNDLFQALPGGKLLAVSLRQGEVLGTLNLGLPLAKAPVSDEQGRFLYLLARRDCLFTLSREPLACLGVEYLGHDEGSIACTPVRVGRYLVVAEDDRPAESTWRVMLLEDEGAKLRPAQRLDVAGWQWATPATAGSVLWATGDRGAVEAFALGDYSSDSPLRSLARTNPDADSAGPAFGLALSERELWLGGARSGRYDLDAERGKIAARFLLGPLGPPIAPLQAIDGRRRVVFTTRDPATGGSLLCGVDAKEGSIGWRTILGAGWPTPLSRTAKGDGLKTVGEAGGVDVLPLQRLTAGGFEVLPIAGTGVKALPAGRLMTVAGRGDGIDVIAPDGGGASVWVHEPGGGQGIEAWRKVELPSSLASPPLAWEGNLLIPGADGRVYLIDPLSAESRAEPFVPVYDRDRRGRWLAPAPIDATTAILADDTGRVRRLALKAEPAPRLVVEAESLLDRGIVSDPAVTEGAAIVATSDAKVRALSIRDLSPVGSWPLAAPLVGRPVIVAGRCFVADAAGGVLALLADGRRAWSAQLDSPAIGEPIVEGDTVWFLERTGALQGRSLADGSPRRRMELDILPAGGLLQVGGRTLVPVARGTLRPVDLNAQPGGRP; encoded by the coding sequence ATGGCCACCCTCGAAGTCCACGACGATCAGGGCCGCGTCCAGTTCGTGGAGCTGTCGCGCGACCATCCGGCCCTCTTCGGGACGAGTGCGGCCTGCGACGTCGTCCTCTCCGGCGAGGGCGTGCGCCCCGTGCATGGCCGGATCCTCTGGAAGAAGCACCGGTTCCGGATCGAGGCCTCGCCGGACGCGCAGTACGTCGAGGTGAACGGCACGAAGATGTCCTCCTCGAGCCTGCACCAGGGGGATGAGGTCGGCGTCGGCCCGTGCCGGATCTACATGTTCCGCATCGACGAGGACCTGGGACGCCGGCCCGGCCGTCGCGCTTCGAGACGCGGCGCGGAGGAGGCGACCCGCGTGCTCGACCGACCCGCCGCGCAGCCCTCGGCGCGGGACGAGGTCCGGGGCGGGAGAGGCCGGGAAGACGGCGACGAGAAGACGCGCGTGCTGACCCGTCCCGCGAAGCTCGAGAGCCCCGCCTGGCTCGACGAGCTGGAGCTCGAGGGTCCCCCCCGGGCTGGGCTGGCCGAGGTCGGCCCGGGCGCGAAGGCCGACGCGTCCGAGGGTCGACTGGGGGCGTGGTTCCGGGCACTCCGCGACCGCCGCGCCGAGGCGCCGGGGCGGGAGAGATTGGTCTCCTCGCCGCTCGTGATCGGGCTCGTCGTCGCCCTCCTCGCGCTGGTCGGAATGGGGATCGGCCTGCGAGCGATCATCGTCAAGTCCCAGACCGAGTCCTCCTACAACCACGCGTTCGAGGAGATGGAGGACGGGGACTTCCGCTCCGCGATGCGGGACTTCGACGCCTTCCTCGCCGCGTACCCGGAGGACCGTCGGGCCGGCCAGGCGAGGGTCTTGCGGGCCCTTGCCAACGTCCGCCAGTACATCACGGTCTCCGGCGCCACCTGGAGCACGGCGCTGGAGGCGGCCGGGGAGATGCTCTCGGGCGTCGGGGACGAGCCGGCCTTCCGGGACAGCAGGGCGGAGCTCGCCGATCTCGTGATCAGGATCGGCGAGGGCCTGGCGGACCGTGCGCGACGGTCGGCGGACGAGAACTCGCTCCGCGAGGCCGAGACGGCCGTGACGCTCCACGCCCAGATCGCCGGCGAATCCGCCGCCGCGTTCCTGAAGAAGTCCCGCCTGCCCGACCTCCTCGACGAGGCACGGGCGGCGGTCCGCAAGTCCCAGGCCCGCGCGGAGTCGCTGGCCGCGATGGACCGGGCCCTCCAGGCGGGGTCCGCCCCCGGGGTGTACGCGGCCAGGGATGCACTCGTGTCGAAGTACGCGGACCTGTCGCGCGATGCGGAGCTGGTCCGGCACATGAGCGGCGCGAACGAGCTGGTGAAGAAGGCCGTCCGGCTGGACGCGTCCCGCCGCCCGGCCGCGACCGATGATCGCCGGGAGGGCCTCGGACCGGCCACGACCCTGGTGCTCCGATCCTCGGCCGCGCCGGCGGGCCCGGTGGCCGCGGACACGCTCGCCTACGGCCTGGCGGACGGCATCGCCTACGCGCTGGACTCGAGCAGCGGGGCGCCGGTCTGGCAGCGGCCCGTCGGGCTGTCCGCCCCGTTCCCGCCGACGGCCGTGGCCGGCGACTCCTCGGTCCTGGTGGCCGACGCCCGGCACGATGAGCTCCTCAAGCTGGAGGCCGCGACGGGCAAGCTGATTTGGCGGCTGCCGCTCGGCGAGCCGATCGAGTCCCCGCCGCTGGTCCTCGGCAACGACCTCTTCCAGGCCCTCCCGGGCGGCAAGCTGCTGGCCGTCTCGCTCCGGCAAGGGGAGGTCCTGGGCACCCTGAACCTCGGGCTGCCCCTGGCGAAGGCCCCGGTGAGCGACGAGCAGGGGCGATTCCTCTATCTGCTGGCCCGCAGGGATTGCCTGTTCACCCTGTCGCGCGAGCCGCTCGCCTGCCTGGGCGTGGAGTACCTCGGGCACGACGAGGGCTCGATCGCATGCACGCCGGTCCGGGTCGGCCGCTACCTGGTCGTCGCCGAGGACGACCGCCCGGCCGAGAGCACCTGGCGGGTGATGCTCCTCGAGGACGAGGGGGCGAAGCTCCGGCCGGCCCAGCGCCTCGACGTGGCGGGATGGCAATGGGCGACGCCGGCGACTGCCGGCTCGGTCCTCTGGGCCACGGGGGACCGGGGTGCGGTCGAGGCCTTCGCGCTGGGCGACTACTCGAGCGACTCCCCGCTCCGGTCGCTGGCCAGGACCAATCCGGACGCCGATTCCGCGGGCCCGGCGTTCGGCCTGGCGCTCTCCGAGCGGGAGCTCTGGCTCGGCGGCGCCCGCAGCGGCCGGTACGACCTCGACGCGGAGCGCGGGAAGATCGCCGCACGGTTCCTCCTCGGGCCGCTCGGCCCGCCGATCGCCCCGTTGCAGGCCATCGACGGCCGTCGTCGGGTCGTCTTCACGACCCGGGACCCGGCGACGGGCGGCAGCCTGCTCTGCGGGGTGGACGCGAAGGAAGGATCGATCGGCTGGCGGACGATCCTGGGGGCCGGCTGGCCCACGCCGCTCTCCCGGACCGCGAAAGGGGACGGGCTGAAGACCGTCGGCGAGGCCGGCGGCGTGGATGTCCTCCCCCTGCAGCGCCTCACCGCCGGCGGCTTCGAAGTCCTGCCGATCGCGGGGACCGGCGTGAAGGCCCTGCCCGCCGGCCGGCTGATGACCGTGGCCGGGCGAGGAGACGGCATCGACGTGATCGCCCCGGACGGGGGCGGCGCGTCGGTCTGGGTCCACGAGCCGGGGGGTGGGCAAGGCATCGAGGCCTGGAGGAAGGTGGAGCTGCCCTCGTCGCTGGCGTCCCCGCCGCTGGCCTGGGAGGGCAACCTCCTGATCCCCGGGGCCGACGGTCGCGTCTACCTGATCGACCCGCTCTCCGCCGAGTCCAGGGCCGAGCCGTTCGTCCCGGTCTACGACCGGGATCGTCGCGGCCGCTGGCTGGCCCCCGCGCCCATCGACGCCACTACGGCCATCCTCGCCGACGACACCGGGCGGGTCCGCCGACTCGCCCTGAAGGCCGAGCCGGCCCCCCGCCTGGTCGTCGAGGCCGAGAGCCTGCTGGACAGGGGGATCGTCTCGGACCCCGCCGTGACCGAGGGGGCGGCCATCGTGGCCACGTCCGACGCCAAGGTCCGGGCCCTGTCGATCCGCGACCTGAGCCCCGTCGGGTCATGGCCGCTGGCCGCTCCGCTCGTGGGGCGCCCGGTCATCGTGGCGGGGCGTTGCTTCGTCGCCGACGCCGCCGGGGGCGTGCTCGCCCTGCTGGCCGACGGCCGGCGTGCCTGGTCCGCGCAGCTCGATTCGCCCGCGATCGGCGAGCCCATCGTCGAGGGCGACACCGTCTGGTTCCTGGAGAGGACGGGGGCGCTCCAGGGACGCTCCCTCGCCGACGGCTCGCCTCGGCGGAGGATGGAACTGGACATCCTCCCGGCCGGCGGCCTGCTCCAGGTCGGCGGCCGTACCCTGGTCCCGGTCGCCCGCGGCACGCTCCGCCCGGTCGACCTGAATGCCCAGCCCGGAGGCAGGCCATGA
- a CDS encoding glycosyltransferase has translation MTTTQRTILGIYAAIIAIWPVRFFVLRWILGKTRYLSPDSPSIDAADAPLVTAIIPAKDEEAVLAGCLASVCAQRYPRLEVVVINDRSADRTGAIAAEFAARDPRVTVLNNEEPPPAGWTGKTAVLDRAKDHARGDWLWFLDADTEHAPPFLGVMMEHARSQRAALVSLLPELRCETFWEQLVQPLGGIVLMQSYPLDRVNDDRSTLAFANGQSILVERAAYDEAGGHAAVRDRFVEDIGLAEKVKGLGRPIRTVMVRGLVTCRMYASLSQQVRGWSRILYDALGRSPWRLGLRLLDPLVFCQSGHVAFLAAIGLLLRGGAGPFAWWLLGMSLLHHAFMYAVFRLIYEASVPGSRYAALFPLGNLVTDYILAKSIRMCWTGRVDWRGTSYAGTSAGRPGRPGARAGIRG, from the coding sequence ATGACGACCACCCAGCGCACCATCCTGGGGATCTACGCCGCGATCATCGCCATCTGGCCGGTCCGCTTCTTCGTCCTACGCTGGATCCTGGGCAAGACCCGCTACCTGTCCCCGGATTCGCCGTCCATCGACGCCGCCGACGCGCCCCTCGTGACGGCCATCATCCCGGCGAAGGACGAGGAGGCGGTCCTCGCCGGATGCCTGGCGTCGGTCTGCGCCCAGCGCTATCCGCGGCTGGAGGTCGTCGTGATCAACGACCGCAGCGCGGACCGGACCGGCGCGATCGCCGCCGAGTTCGCCGCGAGGGACCCGCGCGTGACCGTCCTGAACAACGAGGAGCCGCCCCCGGCCGGCTGGACGGGGAAGACCGCCGTGCTCGACCGGGCGAAGGACCATGCCCGGGGCGACTGGCTCTGGTTCCTCGACGCCGACACGGAGCACGCCCCCCCGTTCCTCGGCGTGATGATGGAGCACGCCCGATCGCAGCGGGCGGCGCTCGTCAGCCTCCTGCCGGAGCTGCGCTGCGAGACCTTTTGGGAGCAGCTCGTCCAGCCGCTCGGCGGGATCGTCCTGATGCAGTCGTACCCGCTCGACCGGGTGAACGACGACCGCTCGACGCTGGCGTTCGCGAACGGGCAGTCCATCCTCGTGGAGCGGGCCGCCTACGACGAGGCCGGCGGGCATGCCGCGGTCCGCGACCGGTTCGTCGAGGACATCGGCCTGGCGGAGAAGGTCAAGGGACTCGGCCGACCGATCCGCACCGTGATGGTGCGCGGGCTCGTGACGTGCCGGATGTATGCCTCACTCTCGCAGCAGGTGCGGGGCTGGAGCCGGATCCTCTACGACGCCCTCGGTCGCAGCCCCTGGCGGCTGGGCCTCCGCCTGCTGGACCCGCTCGTCTTCTGCCAGAGCGGCCACGTCGCGTTCCTGGCGGCGATCGGCCTCCTCCTTCGGGGCGGGGCGGGTCCGTTCGCCTGGTGGCTGCTGGGGATGAGCCTGCTCCATCACGCGTTCATGTACGCGGTCTTCCGGCTGATCTACGAGGCGTCGGTCCCCGGCTCGCGGTACGCGGCCCTCTTCCCGCTCGGCAACCTCGTGACGGACTACATCCTGGCGAAGTCGATCCGGATGTGCTGGACCGGCCGGGTGGACTGGCGGGGCACCAGCTACGCCGGGACGTCCGCGGGCCGACCGGGGCGCCCGGGGGCCCGTGCCGGGATACGTGGCTGA
- a CDS encoding RNA polymerase sigma factor, producing the protein MEPERLGELLDRHAAALELFARQWCDTPEDVVQDAFLKLAALPTPPDEPAAWLFRVVRNGAMDASRAARRRRKHEALATRSAAWFEGPDSDRPVGTIDPEDAADALRALPDEEREVIVAHLWGGLSFDQVAGLISGSSSTAHRLYSRGLSALRERLGVTCRKTRRNPS; encoded by the coding sequence ATGGAACCGGAACGACTGGGCGAGCTCCTGGATCGTCACGCCGCAGCGCTCGAGCTGTTCGCTCGGCAGTGGTGCGACACGCCGGAGGACGTCGTCCAGGATGCCTTCCTCAAGCTCGCCGCCCTTCCGACGCCGCCGGACGAGCCCGCCGCCTGGCTCTTCCGCGTCGTCCGCAACGGGGCCATGGACGCCTCCCGCGCCGCCCGCCGGCGCCGGAAGCACGAGGCCCTCGCGACCCGCTCGGCCGCCTGGTTCGAGGGCCCCGATTCGGACCGCCCCGTCGGGACCATCGACCCCGAGGACGCGGCCGACGCCCTCCGCGCCCTGCCGGACGAGGAGCGTGAGGTCATCGTCGCCCACCTCTGGGGCGGGCTCTCGTTCGACCAGGTCGCCGGCCTGATCTCCGGTTCGTCGAGCACGGCCCATCGGCTCTATTCCCGTGGACTCTCCGCCCTTCGCGAACGATTGGGGGTGACATGCCGCAAGACGCGCCGGAACCCGAGCTGA
- a CDS encoding HEAT repeat domain-containing protein has protein sequence MSHSQRPLPFVLPPCLALLLMALGTAPARGQQEQAVMAGVQYLRGAAATQGQVGESAMIALAMIKADVPKSDPVLADCLAKIRKRFTGSAYEPQRHGGQDIYEAAVVAMVLSNLDGDEHKGEINLVATFLIGRQNANGSWDYTHRQQGDASISQYALLGLWECENAGFDVPPSVWDRAAAWYLSVQGSAGSWNYHRDQAEYQDNMSMTAAGVGSLLLCKRQLELYRQSRRGDSPLLTVISTDPGGQAYQITTPLAQMDQAAKKGMAWLAANYTTTNPTLIGQSIYYALYGLERVSAFADRQSMGKADILEKGRAFIRSSQQPNGAWKASPQPDEMNSAWAILYLTKSTAKSIRRVINKKLGAGTLVGGRYLPKDLTSMTVAGGKIMSRPMNGAVDEMIRVLEDPRTKDGDSAVAGLIERYHREGPDVLKPHKDRLRKMMKDRDPGLRQVAAWALSRTGDMDVVPDLIGAITDPDEDVVAASRLGLQLLSRKIDGAGPPSPSTPEQRTQAAQAWQAWYDATRPLGGTPDEDDIRRPPARGSATPTQSARSPSP, from the coding sequence ATGTCGCACTCGCAACGGCCGCTGCCCTTCGTCCTACCGCCGTGCCTGGCCCTGCTCCTCATGGCCCTCGGGACCGCCCCCGCGCGCGGCCAGCAGGAGCAGGCGGTCATGGCCGGGGTCCAGTACCTGCGCGGGGCCGCCGCGACCCAGGGCCAGGTGGGCGAGTCGGCGATGATCGCACTGGCGATGATCAAGGCGGACGTGCCCAAGTCCGACCCCGTCCTCGCCGACTGCCTCGCCAAGATCCGCAAGCGATTCACCGGCAGCGCGTACGAGCCGCAACGACACGGCGGCCAGGACATCTACGAGGCGGCCGTCGTGGCGATGGTGCTCTCGAACCTGGACGGGGACGAGCACAAGGGGGAGATCAACCTCGTCGCGACCTTCCTCATCGGCCGTCAGAACGCGAATGGATCCTGGGACTACACCCACCGGCAGCAAGGCGACGCCTCGATCAGCCAGTATGCCCTGCTGGGGCTCTGGGAATGCGAGAACGCCGGGTTCGACGTCCCCCCCTCGGTGTGGGACAGGGCGGCGGCCTGGTATCTCAGCGTCCAGGGCTCGGCCGGGAGCTGGAACTACCACCGCGACCAGGCCGAATATCAGGACAACATGTCCATGACCGCCGCCGGCGTGGGCAGCCTGCTGCTCTGCAAGCGGCAGCTCGAGCTTTACCGGCAATCGCGGCGCGGGGATAGCCCGCTCCTGACCGTCATCTCCACCGATCCGGGCGGCCAGGCCTATCAGATCACCACGCCCCTGGCCCAGATGGACCAGGCGGCGAAGAAGGGCATGGCGTGGCTGGCGGCCAACTACACGACCACCAACCCCACCCTCATCGGCCAGTCGATCTACTACGCCCTCTACGGGCTCGAGCGGGTCTCGGCCTTCGCGGACCGCCAGTCCATGGGAAAGGCGGACATCCTGGAGAAGGGGCGGGCGTTCATCCGGTCGAGCCAGCAGCCCAACGGAGCCTGGAAGGCGTCCCCGCAGCCGGACGAGATGAATTCGGCCTGGGCGATCCTCTACCTGACCAAGTCGACCGCCAAGTCGATCCGCCGCGTCATCAACAAGAAGCTGGGCGCCGGGACGCTCGTGGGGGGGCGGTACCTCCCGAAGGACCTGACCTCCATGACCGTGGCCGGCGGCAAGATCATGTCCCGCCCGATGAACGGCGCGGTGGACGAGATGATCCGGGTGCTGGAGGACCCGCGGACGAAGGACGGCGACTCCGCCGTGGCGGGGCTCATCGAGCGCTACCATCGGGAGGGGCCCGACGTGCTGAAGCCGCACAAGGACCGGCTCCGGAAGATGATGAAGGATCGCGACCCCGGGCTCCGCCAGGTCGCCGCCTGGGCCCTCTCCCGCACCGGCGACATGGACGTGGTCCCCGACCTGATCGGGGCCATCACGGACCCGGACGAGGACGTCGTCGCCGCGTCCCGCCTGGGCCTCCAGCTCCTCAGCCGGAAGATCGACGGGGCGGGGCCCCCGAGCCCGTCCACGCCCGAGCAGCGCACGCAGGCGGCGCAGGCCTGGCAGGCCTGGTATGACGCGACCCGCCCCCTCGGCGGCACTCCGGACGAGGACGACATCCGCAGGCCGCCGGCCCGGGGGTCGGCGACGCCGACCCAGTCGGCACGGAGCCCCTCGCCATGA
- a CDS encoding 3-keto-disaccharide hydrolase produces the protein MLCAAVAVAGALGWGAESSRAADNGGWIDLTGGGDLSGWRKPWGAWAQAGDARLRPGNSRLLEPVPGRGTIVNGPDGRTSNLLSAESFGDVEVHLEFLIPQGSNSGVKLEGLYEVQIMDTRAKGDRGLKGSDCGGIYPRAELLPRYRYLDEGHAPARNAAGAAGEWQSMDIVFKAPRFDRSGKKTANARMEKVVLNGITIHEDVELGSPTGHAWRLPESAKGPLMLQADHGPVAFRNIRVRKRG, from the coding sequence TTGCTGTGCGCGGCGGTCGCGGTCGCGGGGGCGCTCGGATGGGGAGCCGAATCGTCCCGGGCGGCCGACAACGGAGGCTGGATTGACCTGACCGGCGGCGGCGACCTGAGCGGCTGGCGGAAGCCCTGGGGAGCCTGGGCCCAGGCCGGCGACGCCCGCCTCCGACCCGGCAACTCGAGGTTGCTCGAGCCGGTCCCGGGACGCGGGACGATCGTGAACGGCCCGGATGGCCGGACGAGCAACCTGCTCTCGGCCGAGTCGTTCGGCGACGTGGAGGTGCACCTGGAGTTCCTCATCCCGCAGGGTTCCAATTCCGGGGTGAAGCTCGAGGGGCTCTACGAGGTCCAGATCATGGACACGCGCGCCAAGGGCGACCGCGGGTTGAAGGGGTCGGATTGCGGCGGCATCTATCCCAGGGCGGAGCTGCTCCCGCGGTATCGCTACCTCGACGAGGGGCATGCCCCCGCCCGCAACGCCGCCGGGGCCGCCGGGGAGTGGCAGTCGATGGACATCGTCTTCAAGGCCCCCCGGTTCGACCGGTCGGGGAAGAAGACCGCCAACGCCCGCATGGAGAAGGTGGTCCTGAACGGGATCACGATCCACGAGGACGTCGAGCTCGGCTCGCCCACGGGGCATGCCTGGCGCCTGCCCGAGAGTGCCAAGGGGCCGCTGATGCTCCAGGCCGACCACGGGCCGGTGGCATTCCGGAACATCCGAGTGCGCAAGAGGGGCTGA